A section of the Streptomyces sp. V3I8 genome encodes:
- a CDS encoding SCO4225 family membrane protein, with translation MTGKSLGRRFGRMSLRRPIRFLTRPLSDVFARVYLLGCAALLGWALVASAGDGSDGSMALVIPLFATAPACLVPLLLLPEGAGLLLGSVVVGALANAMVIGWCARALRGGRDRGADPVS, from the coding sequence GTGACCGGCAAGAGCCTCGGCCGGCGCTTCGGCCGCATGTCCCTGCGCCGCCCGATCCGCTTCCTGACCCGCCCCCTCTCCGACGTCTTCGCCCGCGTCTACCTGCTGGGCTGTGCCGCTCTGCTCGGATGGGCGCTGGTGGCGAGCGCGGGCGACGGTTCGGACGGGTCCATGGCGCTCGTCATACCGCTGTTCGCCACCGCCCCGGCCTGTCTCGTGCCGTTGCTGCTGCTGCCGGAAGGGGCCGGCCTGCTCCTGGGCTCCGTCGTCGTCGGGGCACTGGCCAACGCCATGGTCATCGGCTGGTGCGCCCGTGCACTGCGCGGGGGCCGGGACCGGGGCGCGGACCCGGTGTCCTGA
- a CDS encoding response regulator transcription factor, with translation MSLKVLVVDDQGIVRAGFAAVIDAEEDMTVVGEAADGAAAVRLAAELAPDVIVMDVRMPVLDGIAATRIITGREDAPRVLVLTTFDLDAYVFDALRAGASGFLLKDVHVAELLQGIRVVAGGESVLAPSATRRLIGHYASAPGAGTRAADGPGGLDSLTGSQRNVLALVASGLSNAEIAGELGITVGTVKSHVNALLRKLGLRDRVQATILAYDLGLARPNPPGATL, from the coding sequence ATGAGCCTCAAGGTGCTGGTCGTGGACGACCAGGGCATCGTACGGGCGGGGTTCGCCGCCGTGATCGACGCCGAGGAGGACATGACGGTCGTCGGCGAGGCCGCCGACGGAGCGGCCGCGGTACGCCTGGCCGCCGAACTCGCCCCCGACGTGATCGTCATGGACGTACGGATGCCCGTGCTGGACGGAATCGCCGCGACCCGGATCATCACCGGCCGCGAGGACGCGCCCCGGGTCCTGGTGCTGACCACCTTCGACCTCGACGCGTACGTCTTCGACGCGCTGCGGGCGGGCGCCTCCGGCTTCCTGCTCAAGGACGTGCACGTGGCCGAACTCCTCCAGGGCATACGGGTGGTGGCCGGCGGGGAGAGCGTGCTCGCCCCGTCCGCGACCCGCCGGCTCATCGGCCACTACGCGTCGGCGCCGGGTGCCGGGACGCGGGCCGCCGACGGACCGGGCGGGCTGGACAGCCTGACCGGCAGCCAGCGCAACGTCCTCGCCCTGGTCGCGTCCGGCCTCAGCAACGCGGAGATCGCCGGCGAGCTCGGCATCACCGTCGGCACCGTCAAGTCCCACGTCAACGCGCTGCTGCGCAAACTGGGCCTGCGCGACCGCGTACAGGCGACGATCCTGGCGTACGACCTCGGCCTCGCCCGCCCGAACCCACCGGGCGCCACCCTTTGA
- a CDS encoding histidine kinase, protein MKSALAVKSVVRRADDRLLPLLLLCAQAVVWPGAALLRGSAPGASALLVAVLVAGPVTAALALRRTRPVPALVLVAAACALGAGPLPTGATAVLGTAGVALALFTVAAERDTFTAVLCVTALAAWQLLQNLSLHGLSDRDGLDLVLTALLYATACGAGLLVRRTRRAHRTAELLLKRAEAERHRLPAAERRRMERELHDVSAHHLTAVVVTAGAALGLRERRPELAEEALRFAVGTGREVTRALGAVRAPAPSREELSPPEERLRELVEGFRRLDQPVDCEIDALPDGVVADAAHGIVREALTNVARHAPGAHTSVLCRYGGTRTEVVVTSAAPPSGATAHGAGLGGGRGQSFLRSRAREAGGTLTSGPTAEGGWEVRAVLPGRTAAPAERAVPRSYRVAQVTAAVGLVLQPLLPVLVVRSQTVPDGARVSAGMLFALLAAAQVVALLWLRRAPRTAQGALCGLALLWPVAMDAGDYTGPVLLPPALSLLATCVALAAQAYRAAADPADPARAGVEAGADRGTTGGGAGRSADAVPHALRGLAVTAAAVHAVAAAGAVLERGTPVPVWTVVAGSAAGACAAAGAARWAGGLRGRRERAARGARDERLAAWTGEAVRDAWAERRRIAAGLETTVLARTADMVAQAQAGRLDVTAERAREALTAMRALLDTVRDGGADPELRPQPTLQALDLLAHQSRAAGRDVEIRLTDRVPRRLPTAVDLAAYHAAETVLAAGGDEPALLELDADGDTLTLTATGVPRAARPAVRELLAARAAALGGTLDTGPPGTVGLRLPLAPEPRTREDDEERER, encoded by the coding sequence ATGAAATCTGCCCTCGCCGTGAAGTCCGTCGTACGCCGCGCCGACGACCGGCTGCTCCCGCTCCTGCTGCTGTGCGCCCAGGCCGTGGTGTGGCCCGGGGCGGCGCTCCTGCGCGGGTCCGCGCCCGGCGCGTCCGCCCTGCTCGTGGCGGTCCTGGTCGCCGGACCGGTGACGGCCGCGCTCGCCCTGCGGCGTACGCGCCCGGTCCCCGCCCTCGTCCTGGTCGCCGCCGCCTGCGCGCTGGGCGCCGGCCCGCTGCCCACCGGGGCGACGGCGGTCCTGGGGACCGCGGGTGTCGCACTGGCGCTGTTCACCGTGGCGGCCGAACGGGACACCTTCACCGCCGTGCTGTGCGTCACGGCACTCGCCGCCTGGCAGCTCCTGCAGAACCTCAGCCTGCACGGGCTCAGCGACCGCGACGGACTCGACCTCGTCCTGACGGCCCTGCTGTACGCCACCGCGTGCGGCGCCGGCCTCCTCGTCCGGCGCACCCGCCGGGCCCACCGGACGGCCGAGCTCCTGCTGAAGCGGGCCGAGGCCGAGCGGCACCGGCTGCCGGCGGCCGAACGGCGGCGGATGGAGAGGGAGCTGCACGACGTCAGCGCGCACCATCTGACGGCCGTGGTGGTCACGGCGGGCGCGGCCCTCGGGTTGCGTGAGCGCCGGCCGGAACTGGCCGAGGAGGCACTGCGGTTCGCGGTCGGTACCGGCCGCGAGGTCACCCGCGCGCTCGGCGCGGTACGGGCGCCTGCGCCCTCCCGGGAGGAACTGTCCCCGCCGGAGGAACGGCTGCGGGAGCTGGTCGAGGGCTTCCGCCGCCTCGACCAGCCGGTGGACTGCGAGATCGACGCGCTGCCGGACGGCGTCGTCGCCGACGCGGCCCACGGCATCGTGCGCGAGGCGCTGACCAACGTGGCCCGGCACGCGCCCGGCGCGCACACGAGCGTGCTGTGCCGGTACGGCGGCACCCGCACCGAGGTCGTGGTCACCAGCGCGGCGCCGCCGTCCGGTGCGACGGCGCACGGGGCGGGCCTCGGCGGGGGACGCGGCCAGAGCTTCCTGCGGTCCCGGGCCCGGGAGGCGGGCGGCACGCTGACCAGCGGGCCCACCGCGGAGGGCGGCTGGGAGGTGCGCGCGGTCCTGCCCGGCCGGACGGCGGCGCCGGCGGAACGGGCCGTGCCGCGGAGCTACCGCGTGGCACAGGTGACGGCCGCCGTCGGACTCGTCCTGCAGCCGCTGCTCCCGGTGCTGGTCGTCCGGTCGCAGACCGTGCCGGACGGGGCGCGGGTGTCGGCGGGCATGCTGTTCGCCCTGCTGGCCGCGGCCCAGGTGGTCGCGCTGCTGTGGCTGCGGCGGGCGCCCCGCACCGCACAGGGCGCCCTGTGCGGCCTGGCCCTGCTGTGGCCGGTGGCGATGGACGCGGGCGACTACACGGGCCCGGTCCTCCTGCCGCCCGCGCTGAGCCTCCTCGCCACGTGCGTGGCGCTCGCCGCGCAGGCGTACCGCGCGGCGGCGGACCCGGCGGACCCGGCCCGCGCGGGCGTGGAGGCGGGCGCGGACAGGGGTACGACGGGTGGGGGTGCGGGCCGGAGCGCGGACGCGGTTCCTCACGCGCTTCGAGGGCTCGCCGTCACCGCTGCGGCGGTGCATGCCGTGGCCGCTGCCGGAGCGGTCCTGGAGCGGGGTACGCCGGTTCCCGTCTGGACGGTGGTCGCGGGCTCGGCCGCCGGGGCGTGCGCGGCGGCCGGCGCGGCCCGGTGGGCCGGTGGCCTGCGCGGGCGGCGGGAACGGGCCGCCCGGGGTGCGCGGGACGAGCGCCTCGCCGCCTGGACCGGGGAGGCGGTCCGGGACGCCTGGGCCGAACGGCGCCGGATCGCCGCCGGGCTGGAGACCACCGTGCTGGCGCGCACCGCCGACATGGTCGCCCAGGCGCAGGCGGGCCGGCTCGACGTGACCGCCGAGCGCGCCCGCGAGGCCCTCACCGCGATGCGCGCCCTGCTCGACACGGTCCGGGACGGCGGGGCGGATCCCGAACTGCGGCCGCAGCCCACCCTCCAGGCCCTCGACCTGCTGGCCCACCAGTCCCGGGCCGCCGGCCGCGACGTCGAGATACGGCTGACGGACCGCGTACCGCGCCGGCTCCCCACCGCCGTGGACCTGGCCGCCTACCACGCCGCCGAGACGGTCCTCGCGGCCGGCGGGGACGAGCCCGCCCTGCTCGAACTCGACGCCGACGGAGATACGTTGACGCTGACGGCCACCGGGGTGCCCCGCGCCGCCCGCCCCGCCGTACGGGAGCTGCTGGCGGCCCGGGCCGCCGCCCTCGGCGGCACCCTGGACACCGGCCCGCCGGGCACGGTCGGCCTCCGGCTGCCGCTCGCCCCGGAACCGCGGACGCGGGAGGACGACGAGGAGAGGGAGCGATGA